The Monodelphis domestica isolate mMonDom1 chromosome 5, mMonDom1.pri, whole genome shotgun sequence DNA segment CCTAAGCAGACAACAAGGAGACCATGTTGCCCGGATCCTGGAGCTGGAGGACGACATCCATACCATCAGTGACAAGGTGCTGGAGAAGGAGGTGGAGCTGGACAGGTAAGgaaacagccccccccccccccaggctagAACCCAGGCTCGAGGGGGAGATCCCATCCTGGGAAAGTAGGGGAGCCCCCTCACCAAAAGGCACCCAAGGGCCAGAAAGGAATGCGCCACGCGGCGTTGGGCACGGGGAGGGAATAAGGTTCCTGACACCCAGGATTACAAACCATTAGAACCGGGTCCCCGAGAGCCGTCGCCTCTCTCATCCTGAGACTGCAAGCCAGAATCTTAGCGCTAGGAAAGCCCGGTGGTTCATCTGGCCCAAGCTCCCATTCAGGACAGAGAGCCCTCCTGGGAAGGCTCGGACATGGAGTCAGCTGGCTTTTTGCGTGAACACGTTGAGTTGTGCCGTTTCTCTGGTTGGTCTCGGAGTGACTTCTGGAGCTGGGGTGGAAGAAGTCTTGTCCCTCTTCCCCACGAGACACATCTTCCCTTTCCTGGCTAAATAGTTTCAGTTCCTTGCAGTGTTTCTCCATAACAGAATTTCTGGATCTCCTAGGCCAGGGTTTCTCAACTTTCTTTTGGCATCCTGGCTCCCTTGGCTCTAGCTCGGGAAGCGGATGGGGCCCTTCTCAGTCATGTTTGCGCCCCTTTCTCTGTTTCACATgcttgttttctgacattctgcAGTCcaggttctctctctccctcgtcGGCTCGACATTATCCCAGGGCTTTCATCTCCattttcagaaaggaaataaaggccCATATTCAttagagatcagggaaaagaagTCTGGCACCGTTTGCCCTCCTCCCCGTAGGCAGGCCCCTCGGAAGTCTCCCTTCCTTGAGCCGTCCATATCCTTACAAGGAGGCCCCAGAGGAGTCGACATGGTCCTCCGATTTGGGCTGATGCGATTGTCCAGTGCAGCCAACAATTGTCGTGTCGTGCTCTGGATTCTGATGGACCTTGCAGTAAGACTGGGTCTTTTCCCGTGACCCACGGCTAAAGCAGGGCCCCCGCGCCTCGTATGTGGGCAGCTGCTCTTTTGAACTCTGCTTCTCCCTAGCAGCGGAGGGATAAATCAGCAGACCTTTCTGTCTCCTCTGGGCTGTGGCACCCATAAACTTTGGGTTCAGGAAAGTGGGGACAGGCAGAGCCAAGGGGAGGGGAGGCCCCTGGGACCTGAGGCTCAGGGTAGGGAAAGCAGGAGCTGATGGGGGTTCCCCAGAGCCACCCTGGCTTTATGTCTGCACCATCCAGAAGCAGGTAGGAAGACGGTAAGGGCTAAGTCAGGAGGGTGAACTTCCCATCCCAGGAAACCAGTGAGGCTTggggttgggaaagacttctgACCCTgccatttactaagcacctactatgtgtgctAGGTGACAGAGAAGGGTGAAAAACAGCCCCTGGTCTCAAGGAGTTCACTCTCCACTGAGAGAGACTATGGACACTGCGGacaaacaagatacatacaggCTAACCTGGAGGAGAGCCCTagaaaggattaagtgactggcctggagttgggaggtcctgggttcaaatgtgacctcacacacttcctggccaagtcaccctgggccagtcacttaccccccattagCCAGTTCTTGCTGCTCTTCCATCTTGAAatggatactaagacaaaaagtaagggtttaaaaaaagaaaagatgagacttcttgtagaaggtgggatttttggTGAATCTGGAGGGAAATAAGGGAAGCCAAAAGGTCAAGGGGAAGTGAGAGCATCCCAGCCATGCAGAGTGACCAGGGaaaaggcctggagatgggaaatggagcatCTAAGcagagaacagcaaggaggccaacaCCCTGAGGACTGAGCgtgagggggaggaaggagacgAAGGTGGAAGAAGCCTAGACAGCTGGGAAGGGCCAGGATAGGAAGCTCCTTGAATCCTGAGTGACTGGAAGCCTTTGGAGTTTATGGGATGAGGGGCAGATCTTCACTTTAGGAGAATCACTTGGGGGCTGGGGGATAGCTAGGGgctcggtggatggagagccagcacTGAGacaaagaggtcctgggttcaaatgtggcctcagacacttcccagctgggtgaccctgcgcaagtcacttgacccccgttgcctagccgttatgctcttctgccttggcaccaatacccggtattgattctaagccggaaggtgagggtttaaaaacaaatcacTTTGCTCACTGAGTAGAGGATGAGACGGAGTGAAAGGGCTTGAAGCAGGAAGAGCCGAGGCGGGCATGAGCCCaagtcagaggagaggaggggacgTGGGTGAGAGGGCTTAGCAGTccggtgggggtgggggagagtcaTCTGCTTAGAGGGCCTACCAGATCCCCAAGCCAAAAGGCCTccgggaggaggggagaagagccTTGGGGGCGCCCCAGTGCCAAGGGTCACGGCTGGTCCGGGTGGCTGGCTTTCGTTCTCACTCTGTCTCCGTTTGCTGGGCTATAAGAGAAAGCAGTCAGACATGCTGGCCTCCAAGATCCCCCATAACGGCCTGTCGTTGGCCCGCAGGGTCAAGGACAGTGTGAAGGCCTTGACTCGAGAGCAGGAGCAGCTTCTGGGGCAGCTGAAGGAAGAGCAGGCGGACAAGGAGCAGAGCCAGGTGAGGGGCTTCCGGGGGACTAGAGGCGGGGGGCCTCCTGCCCTGTGCAGACAGGAGTGGTCGGGGGCTGCCCTGattacgggggggggggggggggggggcggatcTCTCTGTTCCAGCTGCTGGTGCCAGCCCTAGCAGGCCCCTCAGACAATGCGGAGACCCTGAACACTAGTGGGCTTTATTAGGGCTAAGTGGGGGAGGTCAGCCGTCCCGGGCGGCAGCGGGACACCCCGACCCTGGTCAGGCCAGGGATGGCCTAGGGTCGCTGGGAGGCAGAGGGCACTGCTGGGAAGCCGGAGGGCCACGTCCGCTGGGCCGAGCTGCCTGGGCACCAGCGCCCCTTGTGCCACGATGCCGGGTCCCATCAAGGCTGGGATTCTGACCTGTTCTGGTTTGGCTTATCAGCCCACAGGACAGCCCCGTGCTCTGTCGTCCAGAGGCCTCCTTTACAAACATTTCTCCCCAGTAGAGGTTGATAGTGGATAATGTATCGGACTGGGAATCAgaggtttgagttcaaattctgccacagGCACATACTATTTGTTGGGGAAGCGCCACAAGGTCTCAGCCCTGTGATTCCCCCCCAGGCTGAGCTACAGGCCTCACAACGGGAATGCTGTCGCCTGAGTACGGAGCTGCAGAAAGCCAAAAGCCACCAGGGGCAGCAGGCCTCCCAGCTGCAGAGACTGCAGGACGAGGTGACCCGCATCCAGAGTTTGCTGGACGAGGCTCAGCGGCGGCTCGTGAGTGAGGGCCAGGCGGGGAAGCGAGACTCAGTGTAGAGGGCGTGGAGTGCATTCCTAGCTGAGGACCCGGCTCAGGCCCTGAAGCCCATGGCCTAGCCCTAGGACAAggcaggggcagccaggtggccccGGGGCTCAAGCTCCAGATCCAggggaccctgggccagtcacttagccccatGGCCCGGCCTCCCCTGCTTTTGTCCCTCATCTCTCCTAAGCCAGAGGGTCGGGCTCATAGACCGAATAAAAGCCAAGTCAGCGGGCAGCCCGAGGAGCTCCGTCTGCCCCTCCTGGTGCAGAGGAAGCCTGGGAGACcccaaaaaaggagagagagaagggcaggGAGACAGGCCGGCAGGGCCCTGAGCGGATGAGGGCTCGAGTCTCATGGGAAACCCTGGGCCCATCTTCTCCCCTGAAGGCTGAGCTGGAACCCCTGAGAGAGCAGCTTCGGGGGACCCAGGAGCTCGCCGTCTCAAGCCAGCAGAAGGCCGCCCTGCTGGGGGAGGAGCTGGCCAGTGCGGCCAGCGCCAGGGACCGCACCGTGGCCGAGCTCCACCGGAGTCGGCTCGAGGTGGCCAACACCAACAACAGGCTGGTGGAGCTCAGTCTGCACTGGAGGGAGGACAAGAGCGCCTGGAGCAAAGAGCGGGCGGGGCTCCTGCAGAGCATGGAGGTACCTGGCCTGGCGGGCGGAGGGAGCCGCAGGGAGGGAGGCCGCAGGGAGGAAGGCCGTGGCAAGGCCGCGGGCCAGAGAGTAAGGTGGCCGCCGCCTCCTTCCCGCTTGCGCCAGGCAGAGAAGGACAAGATCCTGAAGCTGAGCGCCGAGGTGCTGAGGCTGGAGAAGGCCGTGCAGGAGGAGAGGCTGCACAGCCAAGGGCTCAAGGCCGACCTGGCTCGGGAGAAGGACTCCAGTGTGGTAAGGCCCCAGGGAGGGGCGCGGGCACAAGGCTGAGGGAGGGCGCATGGCCTGCCCAGAGCCGGGCTAGCCTGGGGTGGCCACCTCCCTCCACGAGTCCCAAAGGCCCCAGGCCGAGCCGAGCGGGTCAGGGGAGGGGCTGGAGAGGCTGGCTTGGGGCCTGCGTCCCCCGAGTCCTGGCTTCTGCCTTCTCCACTTCCCTCATCCCCCAGGTGCAGCTGTCAGAGAGCAAGAGGGAACTGACGGAGCTCCGGGCCGCCCTGCGCGTGTTCCAGAAGGAAAAGCAGCAGCTGCAGGAGGAGAAGCAGGTAAGAAAGCCGAGAGCTCGGGAGGCCCTGCCTGGGCACTGGGGGGGGAGCGGGGAGCCAGTACCCACTGGGGGCCTTCCAGGCCTCGGGCTCCTCTTCTACAGTGCAGAGATCCCCTTAGGCCTGGGACCTCTGCCACCGCCCCCTTAGAGCATCGTGATGATTACATCATTTATCCGTGAGGCCTGCTGGCCTCCGTGGAGGAGGGATACAGCCCCCTAGCAGCAAGACTGAGGGGAGCCTGGGACAGGAGCCCCCATCTCCCCCAGACATCCTCATTCCTCTGAGCCCTACGGACCAGGGAATCCTCCCGGCCCGCCCTCACCACGCTCCTCCACCCCAGGAACTGCTGGAGTACATGAGGAAGCTGGAGGCCCGCCTGGAGAAAGTGGCCGACGAGAAGTGGAGCGAGGACGCTGCCACCGAGGATGAAGAGGCCACCCCTGGTCTGAGTCCTTTCGTCCCTTCCCCTCCACGACCCCCCCTTCCAGGGTCCCTTGGGCTTCCAGGCCCTCCGGAGAGCGGCGGAGCCTCTTCGAAGGCCTTGACCACCCCTCCTCTTCCTCACGCCCAGGCTGTCCCGCTGCAGTCCTGACAGACTCCGAGGACGAGTCCCCGGAAGACATGAGGCTCCCCTCCTACGGCCCCTGTGAGCGAGGGGGCCCCGGCTCCGACCCCGCGGGACCCCGGGATGCCCCTGCCCGTGTGGTCATCAGCCAGCCATGCCCCATCGCCGCTCACCTGACGGGGCCCCCCGATGACAGCAGCTCGGACTCGGTGAGTCTTTGGGCCGGAGAGGGTCGGGGCCAAGAGGCCCCTCTGCTCCCCCACTCCCTGGCCTCTAAAGCGCTGCCCCCCTGCCCTGTCCGGGTGCCTAGGAGGCCGAGGATGAGAAGGCGGTGCTGATGGCGGCCGTGCAGAACGGAGGGGAGGAGGCCAGCCTGCTGCTTCCTGAGCTGGGCAGCACCTTCTATGACGTGGCCAGGTGAGGCCCCCCCAAACCCCCTCGAAGCCCCTGGAGGAAGGGCCCCGGCTCTGGGTTCTAGCTTGGCTCGGCCTCAGGACGTCCATCAGAGGCTCCCCTTGGGATGGGCTTCTGTGTCGTTTTAGCACCCTCTTCCGCGGAGCCCAAACCGCCCTGCACCCCCTCTCTcctgccctcccccctcccctcgcTGGCAGGTAGGTGGCCGGGCCTCTGGATGGAGGGGAGCCATCGGGGATCGTGGGGCAGCCGGGGGAGAGCCGGGGCCCGGCCCAGGCGCCCAGacctggggagaagggagaaggctGGCCCCGGAGGACGGCCTCATTAGGCAGCAGATGGAGACAAGGGAGGAGGGCAAAGGGCTTTGGAAGCCGGAGGGAGCCCCGGAGACCTGGGGGGGTCAGCCCGCCGAGGAGGAGAGCACCTGGGAGCCTGGGCCTCTGGATTTCTGCTCCTAGGATCCGGGAGGAAGGGCTGGGCCAGCCAGACTAAACCGCCTCCCCACCACTCTGCCTCCCCTAGTGGCTTTGTCGGGGGCCCCCTCCCCGAGGCCGGCCCCGCCGCCCCCGCCTGGAAGGAGTGTCCCATCTGTAAGGAGCAGTTCCCCGAGAGCGACAAGGACGCGCTGGAGGAGCACGTGGACGGACACTTCTTCTTCAGCACCCAGGACCCTTTCACGTTTGAGTGAcgcgcacgcacgcacgcacacacacacgcaggcACGCACGTTTGTGGCAGGCGAGCAGGCCCCCCAGGGCCCGGGAGGCAGCCCCGTCCCGGCCGGCCGCGTGAGAGAAGAGCGGGAAGGGGCCTCCGGGCAGGGCCTGCCCAGAGGAGCTGATGCGCTCCCAGCACCCACCTCTGCCCTGCCAGTGCCCCAGAgctggctcccccccccccccaaggtttcTGTCTGTCCTTGTCTGGGTTTGCATGGAAGCCAGCAGGCCTCACGACTCCTTCCGGACCCCCAGCCCGggtttcttctctttctgccccctcccccgtTGCCCTTTAGATGTTGAGCTCTGTGGTAAAGAGGCCCCCCTCGGCCCTGGCAGccctcctaccccagagggaaaagaaaactcATTTGTGCCTTTtgtggtggggggagaggggacagCGGAGCCACATCTCCTGCCCCTGGCCTGCCCTCGTCCCCCGACAGCAATAAGACGAGGCTTCCCTAACTTCCGCCACCCCCACTCACTCCCCAACCCCACCGAGCTGTGTGTAGCATGGGCAGATATTTATATGACGTGGATCCTAACTATTCTAATAAAACCTGTTCTTACCTAAGCCGTGACTGCGGGGGACCCGGGGCCCTCCAGGACTCTGGTCTCTGCCCTCGGGGCAAAGGGGAACGGAGCTGAGTGAGAGCCAGGCGTGTGCAGAgaaagggagactgaggcagagcgGAGCCCGGAGGGGCTCCAGATAACGTTCCCGGATGTCACAGCGAGCAAGGAGGAGCTTGGACAtcccaaagtcccttccagccctatCCATCTTCCCTGGGAGCCCCAGGGGGGCCTAACTTGGATACTGTTCCCCACtgggcctagcacagtgcttaggCGCACAGTAGATGGTCAATAAATACTTAGCATTGCAAAAAATATCTAGATATAGATTCCTCTCTCAGAAGGAGGGCTTTCCTTGTGGATGGGGAAGGGCCCACCCAATCCTTACCAGGCACCGGCTTCCTTTAGCGGCCTTTAGAGCATCCGGGGTGAGGAACCTGGAAGTGGGCAATGGCAAAGGGGCTGGGTTTGGAAGATGCCATCCTCGCCTGTCGTTTGACCAAATGACCCCGAAGCCCCTTCCCTAAGAGATCCCCTCATTCTCCTTTTGAAAAAACGGAATAAATCTCCCTGCCAAAGTGGCTCTCCTGGACCAATAATTCCCTAACACACTTCCTCCAGGGTTCCGCCACCCTCATTTCTTCAGCCGGCCAGAGGCCCATACCTCCCCCATCACTGTGGCCCCCGGGCCCAGGCCCTCTTCCCCCCAGGGGCTTAGACCCCGACTTCTGCAGCTCCACGGAGATGCCCAGCAGAAGTGTAGACATCAGCACCAAGCGGAGAGTGCATCCTGGGTGGCACACACCTCTCTGCATTTACGGTGCACCCGCCTGCTCAGAGGAGCACAGAAGGTTCCAAACATTCAGATACAGCCATGAAAATGCCCAGGCCTGCAGAACCTGATGGTCCCCAGAGGAGGACATGATGTTACCCTGACCCCTACCACGGTCACATCCACACTGGCCCTTCGGCCCATCCCCACAGTCCCACCAACCCCTGAAAGTCTCCTGAACCTCCTCATCTCCCAGCTTCACCTGGACGTCTATCCTCCCCCACCTCGTGGTACTCTGGTCTCCTAGCAACCTCGCCTCCCTCCCTGAATCCCTTCCAAGGAAATTAGCGATAATggatctcttctctctccatctcagcCCCTCTTTATTGATCCCCCTTTAATGAAAGTTAATTATAACAATGATTTAATTAatagaatccctctcttcctttattgCTTCCCgtattaaaactattaataaatacgAGCCAGGCTGACAGAGGCATCCATCACCCGGTTGGGATTTCCCCCCTCATcgttccttcccccccccccagcccctacTGTCACTCTCCCTTGGCCTATAAACTTGCTGGGGTAGTAGGGGTTAATCAGAGAGGAATTATGAGCCCAAACCAGTATGAGGTCTGTTTAGGAAGTAATCACTTAGTGAGtctagag contains these protein-coding regions:
- the CALCOCO1 gene encoding calcium-binding and coiled-coil domain-containing protein 1 isoform X6; this translates as MEESLLSRAPPRGGVTFLNVARTYIPNTKVECHYTLPPGTVANASDWIGIFKTEASSVRDYHTFVWCVVPEGAAEGSAVHSSVQFQASYLPKPGAQFYQFRYVNRQGRVCGQSSSFQFREPRPMDELVMLEEPESGSDILLVVPKATVLQNQLEESQQERNDLMRLKLQLEGEVSELKSRVQELQATVQLTKAEQAKLMEQYKGLSRAHGELQEERDVLSRQQGDHVARILELEDDIHTISDKVLEKEVELDRVKDSVKALTREQEQLLGQLKEEQADKEQSQAELQASQRECCRLSTELQKAKSHQGQQASQLQRLQDEVTRIQSLLDEAQRRLAELEPLREQLRGTQELAVSSQQKAALLGEELASAASARDRTVAELHRSRLEVANTNNRLVELSLHWREDKSAWSKERAGLLQSMEAEKDKILKLSAEVLRLEKAVQEERLHSQGLKADLAREKDSSVVQLSESKRELTELRAALRVFQKEKQQLQEEKQELLEYMRKLEARLEKVADEKWSEDAATEDEEATPGCPAAVLTDSEDESPEDMRLPSYGPCERGGPGSDPAGPRDAPARVVISQPCPIAAHLTGPPDDSSSDSEAEDEKAVLMAAVQNGGEEASLLLPELGSTFYDVARIREEGLGQPD
- the CALCOCO1 gene encoding calcium-binding and coiled-coil domain-containing protein 1 isoform X7, whose translation is MEESLLSRAPPRGGVTFLNVARTYIPNTKVECHYTLPPGTVANASDWIGIFKTEASSVRDYHTFVWCVVPEGAAEGSAVHSSVQFQASYLPKPGAQFYQFRYVNRQGRVCGQSSSFQFREPRPMDELVMLEEPESGSDILLVVPKATVLQNQLEESQQERNDLMRLKLQLEGEVSELKSRVQELQATVQLTKAEQAKLMEQYKGLSRAHGELQEERDVLSRQQGDHVARILELEDDIHTISDKVLEKEVELDRVKDSVKALTREQEQLLGQLKEEQADKEQSQAELQASQRECCRLSTELQKAKSHQGQQASQLQRLQDEVTRIQSLLDEAQRRLAELEPLREQLRGTQELAVSSQQKAALLGEELASAASARDRTVAELHRSRLEVANTNNRLVELSLHWREDKSAWSKERAGLLQSMEAEKDKILKLSAEVLRLEKAVQEERLHSQGLKADLAREKDSSVVQLSESKRELTELRAALRVFQKEKQQLQEEKQELLEYMRKLEARLEKVADEKWSEDAATEDEEATPGCPAAVLTDSEDESPEDMRLPSYGPCERGGPGSDPAGPRDAPARVVISQPCPIAAHLTGPPDDSSSDSAEDEKAVLMAAVQNGGEEASLLLPELGSTFYDVARIREEGLGQPD
- the CALCOCO1 gene encoding calcium-binding and coiled-coil domain-containing protein 1 isoform X4, with amino-acid sequence MEESLLSRAPPRGGVTFLNVARTYIPNTKVECHYTLPPGTVANASDWIGIFKTEASSVRDYHTFVWCVVPEGAAEGSAVHSSVQFQASYLPKPGAQFYQFRYVNRQGRVCGQSSSFQFREPRPMDELVMLEEPESGSDILLVVPKATVLQNQLEESQQERNDLMRLKLQLEGEVSELKSRVQELQATVQLTKAEQAKLMEQYKGLSRAHGELQEERDVLSRQQGDHVARILELEDDIHTISDKVLEKEVELDRVKDSVKALTREQEQLLGQLKEEQADKEQSQAELQASQRECCRLSTELQKAKSHQGQQASQLQRLQDEVTRIQSLLDEAQRRLAELEPLREQLRGTQELAVSSQQKAALLGEELASAASARDRTVAELHRSRLEVANTNNRLVELSLHWREDKSAWSKERAGLLQSMEAEKDKILKLSAEVLRLEKAVQEERLHSQGLKADLAREKDSSVVQLSESKRELTELRAALRVFQKEKQQLQEEKQELLEYMRKLEARLEKVADEKWSEDAATEDEEATPGCPAAVLTDSEDESPEDMRLPSYGPCERGGPGSDPAGPRDAPARVVISQPCPIAAHLTGPPDDSSSDSAEDEKAVLMAAVQNGGEEASLLLPELGSTFYDVASGFVGGPLPEAGPAAPAWKECPICKEQFPESDKDALEEHVDGHFFFSTQDPFTFE
- the CALCOCO1 gene encoding calcium-binding and coiled-coil domain-containing protein 1 isoform X3 yields the protein MEESLLSRAPPRGGVTFLNVARTYIPNTKVECHYTLPPGTVANASDWIGIFKTEASSVRDYHTFVWCVVPEGAAEGSAVHSSVQFQASYLPKPGAQFYQFRYVNRQGRVCGQSSSFQFREPRPMDELVMLEEPESGSDILLVVPKATVLQNQLEESQQERNDLMRLKLQLEGEVSELKSRVQELQATVQLTKAEQAKLMEQYKGLSRAHGELQEERDVLSRQQGDHVARILELEDDIHTISDKVLEKEVELDRVKDSVKALTREQEQLLGQLKEEQADKEQSQAELQASQRECCRLSTELQKAKSHQGQQASQLQRLQDEVTRIQSLLDEAQRRLAELEPLREQLRGTQELAVSSQQKAALLGEELASAASARDRTVAELHRSRLEVANTNNRLVELSLHWREDKSAWSKERAGLLQSMEAEKDKILKLSAEVLRLEKAVQEERLHSQGLKADLAREKDSSVVQLSESKRELTELRAALRVFQKEKQQLQEEKQELLEYMRKLEARLEKVADEKWSEDAATEDEEATPGCPAAVLTDSEDESPEDMRLPSYGPCERGGPGSDPAGPRDAPARVVISQPCPIAAHLTGPPDDSSSDSEAEDEKAVLMAAVQNGGEEASLLLPELGSTFYDVASGFVGGPLPEAGPAAPAWKECPICKEQFPESDKDALEEHVDGHFFFSTQDPFTFE
- the CALCOCO1 gene encoding calcium-binding and coiled-coil domain-containing protein 1 isoform X2, which translates into the protein MEESLLSRAPPRGGVTFLNVARTYIPNTKVECHYTLPPGTVANASDWIGIFKTEASSVRDYHTFVWCVVPEGAAEGSAVHSSVQFQASYLPKPGAQFYQFRYVNRQGRVCGQSSSFQFREPRPMDELVMLEEPESGSDILLVVPKATVLQNQLEESQQERNDLMRLKLQLEGEVSELKSRVQELQATVQLTKAEQAKLMEQYKGLSRAHGELQEERDVLSRQQGDHVARILELEDDIHTISDKVLEKEVELDRVKDSVKALTREQEQLLGQLKEEQADKEQSQAELQASQRECCRLSTELQKAKSHQGQQASQLQRLQDEVTRIQSLLDEAQRRLAELEPLREQLRGTQELAVSSQQKAALLGEELASAASARDRTVAELHRSRLEVANTNNRLVELSLHWREDKSAWSKERAGLLQSMEAEKDKILKLSAEVLRLEKAVQEERLHSQGLKADLAREKDSSVVQLSESKRELTELRAALRVFQKEKQQLQEEKQELLEYMRKLEARLEKVADEKWSEDAATEDEEATPGCPAAVLTDSEDESPEDMRLPSYGPCERGGPGSDPAGPRDAPARVVISQPCPIAAHLTGPPDDSSSDSAEDEKAVLMAAVQNGGEEASLLLPELGSTFYDVASTLFRGAQTALHPLSPALPPPLAGSGFVGGPLPEAGPAAPAWKECPICKEQFPESDKDALEEHVDGHFFFSTQDPFTFE
- the CALCOCO1 gene encoding calcium-binding and coiled-coil domain-containing protein 1 isoform X1 — translated: MEESLLSRAPPRGGVTFLNVARTYIPNTKVECHYTLPPGTVANASDWIGIFKTEASSVRDYHTFVWCVVPEGAAEGSAVHSSVQFQASYLPKPGAQFYQFRYVNRQGRVCGQSSSFQFREPRPMDELVMLEEPESGSDILLVVPKATVLQNQLEESQQERNDLMRLKLQLEGEVSELKSRVQELQATVQLTKAEQAKLMEQYKGLSRAHGELQEERDVLSRQQGDHVARILELEDDIHTISDKVLEKEVELDRVKDSVKALTREQEQLLGQLKEEQADKEQSQAELQASQRECCRLSTELQKAKSHQGQQASQLQRLQDEVTRIQSLLDEAQRRLAELEPLREQLRGTQELAVSSQQKAALLGEELASAASARDRTVAELHRSRLEVANTNNRLVELSLHWREDKSAWSKERAGLLQSMEAEKDKILKLSAEVLRLEKAVQEERLHSQGLKADLAREKDSSVVQLSESKRELTELRAALRVFQKEKQQLQEEKQELLEYMRKLEARLEKVADEKWSEDAATEDEEATPGCPAAVLTDSEDESPEDMRLPSYGPCERGGPGSDPAGPRDAPARVVISQPCPIAAHLTGPPDDSSSDSEAEDEKAVLMAAVQNGGEEASLLLPELGSTFYDVASTLFRGAQTALHPLSPALPPPLAGSGFVGGPLPEAGPAAPAWKECPICKEQFPESDKDALEEHVDGHFFFSTQDPFTFE
- the CALCOCO1 gene encoding calcium-binding and coiled-coil domain-containing protein 1 isoform X5; protein product: MEESLLSRAPPRGGVTFLNVARTYIPNTKVECHYTLPPGTVANASDWIGIFKTEASSVRDYHTFVWCVVPEGAAEGSAVHSSVQFQASYLPKPGAQFYQFRYVNRQGRVCGQSSSFQFREPRPMDELVMLEEPESGSDILLVVPKATVLQNQLEESQQERNDLMRLKLQLEGEVSELKSRVQELQATVQLTKAEQAKLMEQYKGLSRAHGELQEERDVLSRQQGDHVARILELEDDIHTISDKVLEKEVELDRVKDSVKALTREQEQLLGQLKEEQADKEQSQAELQASQRECCRLSTELQKAKSHQGQQASQLQRLQDEVTRIQSLLDEAQRRLAELEPLREQLRGTQELAVSSQQKAALLGEELASAASARDRTVAELHRSRLEVANTNNRLVELSLHWREDKSAWSKERAGLLQSMEAEKDKILKLSAEVLRLEKAVQEERLHSQGLKADLAREKDSSVVQLSESKRELTELRAALRVFQKEKQQLQEEKQELLEYMRKLEARLEKVADEKWSEDAATEDEEATPGCPAAVLTDSEDESPEDMRLPSYGPCERGGPGSDPAGPRDAPARVVISQPCPIAAHLTGPPDDSSSDSEAEDEKAVLMAAVQNGGEEASLLLPELGSTFYDVASTLFRGAQTALHPLSPALPPPLAGRIREEGLGQPD